A window of the Emys orbicularis isolate rEmyOrb1 chromosome 1, rEmyOrb1.hap1, whole genome shotgun sequence genome harbors these coding sequences:
- the TIGAR gene encoding fructose-2,6-bisphosphatase TIGAR produces MVRFALTIVRHGETRYNKDKILQGQGVDEPLSATGFRQADAAGVFLSNVKFTHVFSSDLLRAKQTASTIIGKNKFCKDIVIQYDARLRERKYGIAEGRPLSDLKAMAKAAGEQCPSFTPSGGETLDEVRARAKNFFEFLCQLSIEEECQKEQAVLGMAGNGLETLEGKPIFPLRNHCCGLELNSDTDKDTKMLNPNILVVSHGAYMRNWFGYFVLDLKCTLPSALKKSQLSSVSPNTGVSHFIINLGNGDVIKPEISCICLNRDDHLADVNTENL; encoded by the exons TGGAGAAACAAGATACAACAAAGACAAGATACTTCAAG gacAAGGTGTGGATGAGCCCCTTTCTGCAACTGGTTTCAGACAAGCAGATGCTGCTGGTGTATTTCTCAGCAATGTAAAGTTTACTCATGTCTTCTCAAGTGACCTCCTTCGAGCGAAGCAG aCTGCATCCACAATTATAGGAAAGAATAAGTTTTGCAAAGATATTGTAATACAGTATGATGCAAGACTTCGAGAGAGG AAATATGGGATTGCTGAAGGAAGACCATTGAGTGACCTAAAGGCAATGGCAAAGGCTGCTGGAGAGCAATGTCCTTCGTTTACACCATCTGGAGGAGAAACACTAGATGAG GTAAGGGCACGTGCAAAGAATTTCTTTGAATTTCTGTGCCAACTTTCTATTGAAGAAGAGTGTCAGAAAGAACAAGCTGTTCTGGGTATGGCAGGCAATGGCTTGGAAACATTGGAAGGAAAACCAATTTTCCCTTTGAGAAACCACTGCTGTGGACTTGAACTTAATTCTGATACTGACAAAGATACAAAAATGTTAAATCCCAATATATTGGTGGTGAGTCATGGGGCATACATGAGAAACTGGTTTGGTTATTTTGTTTTGGATCTAAAGTGCACTTTACCATCAGCTTTAAAAAAGTCTCAGTTATCTTCTGTGAGCCCTAATACTGGAGTGAGTCACTTCATTATAAACCTTGGAAATGGAGATGTGATTAAACCTGAAATCAGTTGTATTTGTCTTAATCGAGACGATCATTTAGCAGATGTGAATACTGAAAATCTGTAG